Part of the Streptomyces sp. WMMC500 genome is shown below.
GGCGACCTGCGCGTCACCTGCCGCGCGTCGGACGTGCTGAGGGCCCGCACCGGGATCTGCTACGCCAAGGCGCACGCCCTCGTCGCCCTGCTGCGCGCCCAGGGCATCCCGGCCGGCTTCTGCTACCAGCACCTCGGCGTGCTGCACGGCCTGGTCGCGCTGCGGCTGCCCGGGCGGGACTGGATCCGCCAGGACCCGCGCGGCAACAAGCCGGGCGTGGACGCGCAGTTCCGCCTCGACCGCGAGCAGTTGGCGTTCGTGCCGGACGCGTCCGCCGGCGAGCGCGACGACCCGCTGGTCCGCGCGGCGCCCCATCCGGCTACCCTCGAAGCCCTCCGCGTGGCCACCGACCGCCGCCACCTGGACCGCATACTCCCCACCGCCCTGTGAACCGCACGGCCCCGCATCCCTCACATCCCCCGCACGCCCGCCCAAGGGTAGGCCGCCCCGCCGACAGAGCCGCCGCCCCGAACCGCCGCCCGCACCACCGCCCGCCGCCGAACCGCAGAAGGACCGCATGACCCTCCGCACCCACGTCGCCGACGACGTACGCGCCCTCGCCCCCGGCTTCGCCCACGTCGCCGTCGTCGCCCGCGGCCTCGTCGGCGGCCCCAGCGACGAGGCCGGCACCGCGCTCCTCGACGACGCGGCCCGCCGCCTCGCCGCCCGCCTCGGCGACACCCCGCCGCAGCAGGACCCGCACATGCAGGCGTGGCGGGCCGCGTACGCCGCCTTCGGCGCCAAGCCGTCGAAGTTCCGCAACTCCGCCGAGGCGCTGGCCCGCCGCGCCCTCGCCGACGCCGGGCTGCCGCGCATCAACCGGCTCGTCGACATCTACAACGCCGTCAGCGTCGCCCACCTCATCCCCGTCGGCGGCGAGGACACCGACCACATCGACGGGGACATGCGCCTCGTCCGCGCCACCGGCGAGGAGCGCTTCGACGAGGAGCACCCGGAGCCCGGCGAAGTCGTCTGGTGCGACGGCACGGGGGTGACCTGCCGCCGCTGGAACTGGCGCCAGGGCGTACGCACCCGCCTCACCGAGGAGTCGACGAACGCGCTGTTCCTGCTGGAGCGGCAGGAGCCGATGTCGTACGAGGAGCTGACCGCGGCGGCGCAGGAGCTGGCCGAGGCGCTGCAGAAGAGTTCGCCCGGCGCCGAGATCGAGATCCGCGACCCGGCCTGAGGCCCGCCCGCCGCCCAGCGGCCGCCGCGCAGCCGCTTCTCAGCCGCTGCCGCCCAGCCGTCGTTCAGACCCCCGGCGCCGGCGCGCTGCCGCCCAGGTGCGCGGGCTGCCACCAGCCGTCCCCGGGCCCGTCGGGGCGGTCCGGGTATGCCCGCTGCGCCGCCTCCAGCAGCTCCTGGATCCGGCCCTTGAGCCGCTCCGTCAGCTTCTCGGCGTCCTCGTGCGTCCCGTCGGCCGGTGCGTCCGTCACCCCGTCCCCCGTCGGCACCGGCGCGCCCAGGCGCAGCGTGATCGGCAGGTGGTTCCGCCCGAAGTCGCGCGGCCGGCCCTTGGTCCAGATCCGCTGCGTCCCCCACACCGCCATGGGCAGCAGCGGCACCCCCGCCTGCTGCGCCAGCCGCGCGGCGCCCGACTTGAACGACTTCAGCGTGAACGACTGGGAGATCGTCGCCTCGGGGAAGACCCCGACGACCTCGCCCGAGCGCAGCGCACGCAGCGCGTGCGAGAACGCCTGCCCGCCCTGCGCGCGGTCGACCGGTATGTGCTTCATCGCGCGCAGCAGCGGTCCGGAGACGCGGTGACGGAAGACCGACTCCTTGGTCATGAAGCGCACGAACCGCTTCGCCGGCCGTGCGGCGTAGCCGCAGAAGACGAAGTCCAGATAGCTGATGTGGTTGCTCACCAGGACGGCGCCGCCGCGGCGCGGCACGTGCTCCTGGCCCTTCAGGTCGATGCGCAGGTCCATCGCCTTGAAGGCGGATCTGCAGATGCCGACGACGGGCGGGTAGACGAGGTCTGCCATGCCGGGCTGGTCCCTTCTCCGGCCCGGAGGGTCAGGAGCTCCCGGCGGAAGTTACGCGTGCGTAGGTACGTACTCCCCGATCGTGCCCGACGCGTGCGCCCGGCGCCAGACCCACCCCTTCGGCGTGATCGGCCCTTGCCGTCGTCCCGCGGCGTTGCTGCATGCTGGAGGGCATGGCGGACGGCACGGCGGAGCGGGCGGCGGAGCGGCTGACGGCGGCGGACCTGGACACGGCGGCGCTCGGGGAGCGCGCCACGCTCGTGCAGTTCTCCAGTGCTTTCTGCCGCCCCTGCGCGGCAACGCGGCGGATCCTCGCGGACGTGGCGGGCATGGTCGAGGGCGTCGCGTACGCGGACGTGGACGCCGAGAGCCACCTCGGACTCGTCCGCAGGCTGGGGGTGGAGCGGACGCCGACCGTGCTGGTGCTGGACGCGGACGGCCGGGTCGTGCGCCGCGCCACGGGCCTGCCGCGCAAGGCCGACGTCATCGCCGCGCTGGGCGCCGCGCTGCCGGGTCAGTCGCGGGACACGTAGGAAATGTCACAGCCGAGCAGGCTTGAACGGTGGGTGTACGCACGGGTGTACTGGCGAGTAATAAACTGGACGGTGCCCACCGGATCCGCCCGGTGGCAGCCGTCGATGGCGCCTATGCTGCCAGCACGGCAGTGTCTCGATACGAAGCGGTAGGAGAGCCGGCGTGAGCTTGAGGATCGTTGTCTGTGTGAAGTACGTGCCCGACGCCACCGGCGACCGGCACTTCTCCGATGACCTGACCACCGACCGCGAGGCCGTCGACGGCCTGCTGTCGGAGCTGGACGAGTACGCGGTCGAACAGGCCCTGCAGATCTCCGAGGCCGCGGACGACGCGGAGATCACGGTGCTGACCGTGGGCCCCGAGGACGCGCGCGACGCGCTGCGCAAGGGCCTGTCCATGGGCGCGGACAAGGCCGTACACGTCGAGGACGACGACCTGCACGGCACCGACGTGATGGGCACCTCGCTGGTCCTGGCCAAGGCGATCGAGCACGTCGGCTACGACCTCGTCGTCTGCGGCATGGCCTCCACCGACGGCACCATGGGCGTGCTGCCGGCGATCCTCGCCGAGCGCCTGGGCGTGCCCCAGGTGACCCAGCTCTCCACCGTCGCCGTCGCCGACGGCAAGGTCACCGGCCGCCGCGACGGCGACGCCGCGAGCGAGCAGTTGGAGGCGGCGCTGCCGGCCGTCGTGTCCGTGACCGACCAGTCGGGCGAGGCCCGCTACCCCTCGTTCAAGGGCATCATGGCGGCGAAGAAGAAGCCGGCGGAGACCCTGGACCTGGACGACCTGGGCGTCGACGCCGAAGAGGTCGGCCTCGCGGGCGCCTGGACGAAGGTCGAGGACGCCACGCAGCGCCCGCCGCGCACCGCCGGCACGATCGTCAAGGACGAGGGCGAGGGCGGCAAGCAGCTCGCCGAGTTCCTCGCGGGCCAGAAGTTCATCTGAGCCCCCGCATCCCCTCCGCCGTTCCGCCTTCCGCCCTCGTATCGCAGGAGAACGAGATCCATGAGTGAAGTCCTCGTCTACGTCGACCACGTCGACGGCGCCGTGCGCAAGCCGACGCTGGAGCTGCTGACCCTCGCCCGCCGGATCGGCGACCCGGTCGCCGTCCACCTGGGCACCGGCGTCGAGGCCGCGGCGCCCGTGCTCGCGGAGCACGGCGCGGTGCGCGTGCTGACCGCCGACGCCGCCGAGTTCGCCGACTACCTCGTCGTCCCGAAGGTCGACGCGCTGAAGGCCGCGTACGACGCCGTGCAGCCGGCCGCCGTGCTGCTGCCGTCCTCGGTGGAGGGCAAGGAGATCGGCGCCCGCCTCGCGGTCCGGATCGGTTCCGGCATCATCACCGACGCCGTGGACGTCAAGGCCGGCGACGACGGGCCGGTCACCACGCAGGCCGTGTTCGCCGCCGCCTTCACCACCCGGTCCCGCGTCTCGCGCGGCACCCCGGTCATCACCGTCAAGCCCAACTCCGCCGCCCCCGAGGCCGCGCCCGTCGAGAGCGCGGTGGAGCAGTTGACGTTCGGCTTCGGCGAGTCCGCGGCCGGCACGAAGGTCGTCGGCCGGACGCCGCGCGAGTCGACGGGCCGCCCCGAGCTGACCGAGGCGGCGATCGTCGTCTCCGGCGGCCGGGGCGTCAACGGCGCCGAGAACTTCCGCCTCATCGAGGAGCTGGCCGACTCCCTCGGCGCCGCCGTCGGCGCCTCCCGGGCGGCGGTGGACGCGGGCTGGTACCCCCACTCGCACCAGGTCGGCCAGACCGGCAAGACGGTCTCGCCGCAGCTCTACATCGCGGCCGGCATCTCCGGCGCGATCCAGCACCGGGCCGGCATGCAGACCTCGAAGACGATCGTGGCCGTGAACAAGGACAACGAGGCGCCGATCTTCGACCTCGTGGACTACGGCGTGGTCGGCGACCTGTTCACGGTCGTGCCGCAGCTCACCGGGGAGGTCCGGGCCCGCAAGGGCTGACCGGCCGGGGCGGCTCGCCGCGCCCGCCGTTGCTCACTGCCGAGCGGAAGGGCCCGCGGTTCCGCGGGCCCTTCCGCGTGCCCGGACGCCGCGGGGAGGGCCCGGCGTTGCCGCCGGGGCGCCGCGGTGACGCCGTGGTCGGGGGTGTGCCGTGCGTGGGAGGATGCGGCGCATGAGCGGGAGCGGTGGCGCGAGCCCGTACGCCTGGCTGCCGCGGGGCGCGCGGGATTGGAGTCCGCCCTACGGCGGCGTGCCGGGCACGTGGCCGCGGTTCACGGCGGCGTACGCGCTGCTGGTGCTGCTGCGGATCACCGGGGACGTGCCGGTGCCGTGGCTGCTCGGGGCGGCGGCCTTGGTGGGCACCGCGAGCGCGGCGGGGTACCGGCTGCGCCGGCGCGGCTTCCGGCCGCGGGGCGGCAGTTGGGTGGTCGCCGGGCCGGGTGCGGCGTCGCTGGTGGTTCCGGCCGGTGCCGCGGGGGCGGCGGTGCGTACGACGGTCGCGGGCGGGGGCCGGGTCCTCGGCGGGGCACAGGCGGCGTCCGCGCTGCACGGGGCGGAGGCGCTGCTGCGCTCGGCGGGCCGGGACCCGGCGGCGCTCGCGGCGGTCGGTTCCGGACCGCGGCGGGACGGCGGTGCGCAGTACGTCGTGTACGACGAGCGCGCGGCTTTCGTGCTACGGGCCGATGGCCCCGGCGCCCCCGGCGCTCCGCCCGCGGGCCGGCCGGGCGGGAAGCCGGAGCGGGGCGCCGGCGCCCGGCAGCGGGCGCTGCTCACCGACGTGGCCGCGGAGTTGGGCACCGAGGTGCCGCCGCCGGACGGCGCGGGCGGCCCCGGTGACGTACCGGACGCGCTGTCGCCCGCCGGGCGCGCCGCGGCGTCCCTCGCGGCGTCGGCCGCCGCGGCCGGCGGGCCGCCGCTGCCGGGCACGGATCCCGACGTACGTCCCCTGCCCTGGCCGCCGCACCGCACCGCCGCCGCGACGGCGGACAGTGTGCTGCGCCTGGTGACGTTCGCCGTGCCGGTCGCGCTGTGGACCGCCTGGCTCGCCGGCGCCTGGTCCTGAGGACGCGGGCCCCTCGGCGCCCGGCGGCCGTTGACGCGCACCGGAGGCCCGGATACGTTCGATTCAACTTTTTGTTGAAATCCGGGAGGGCGCATGGTGGCGCAGGACGACTCGGCCGCGACGTCGATCGGCGCCCCCGTACGGGCCCGGATCGCCGCCTCCCTCGCCCCCGTCGACGCCGAACTCGCCCGCCGGTACCCCGGCGACCCCGGCACCCGCCAGCCGGTGCACACCGTCTACGTCCCCGCCGACGCCTTCGGCGCCCGTACCGTACGGGAGTGGGGCCGGCGGGCCCTCGACGCGCTCGACGCGCACGCGCCCGACGCCGCCGTGCTCGCCGCCGCGCTCGGGCTGCAAGAAGGCGCGGCGGCTGAGGTGTACGACCGGGTGCGCGCCAAGCTCGTGCGCGAGCCGGTCGAGGACCTGCGGATCGACTTCGAGGACGGGTACGGCCCGCGCCCCGACGACGAGGAGGACGCCGCGGCCGTGGCCGCCGCCCATCTGGTCGCGGACGCCGTCGCCGAGGACGGCGCGCCGCCGTACGTCGGCATCCGCGCCAAGTGCCTGGAGGCCGCCGTCCGCGACCGCGGGATCCGCACGCTCGACCTCTTCCTCACCGCGCTGCTGCGGGCCGGCGGCGGCGCGCTGCCGGACGGGCTGGTGCTGACGCTGCCGAAGGTCACGTACCCGGAGCAGGTGAGCGCGATGGCCGCGCTCCTGGAGGAGTTCGAGCGGGCGCACGGCCTCGCGGCGGGGCGGCTCGGCTTCGAGGTCCAGATCGAGACGACGCAGGCGATCCTCGGCGCGGACGGCCGGGCCACAGTGGCGCGGATGATCGACGCGGCGGGCGGGCGGGCGACGGGGCTGCACTACGGGACGTTCGACTACAGCGCGGCGTGCGGGGTGGGCGCGGCGTACCAGTCGATGGACCACCCGGTGGCGGACCACGCGAAGGCCGTGATGCAGGTGGCCGCGGCGGGCACGGGGGTACGGCTCTCCGACGGCTCGGTGAACGTGCTGCCGGTGGGCGACACGGCGCGGGTGCACGCGGCCTGGCGGCTGCACCACGGGCTGGTGCGGCGGTCGTTGGCGCGCGCGTACTACCAGGGGTGGGACATGCACCCGGGCCAGTTGCCGACGCGGTACGCGGCGGTGTACGCGTTCTGCCGGGAGGGCCTGGACGCGGCGTGCGCCCGGCTGGCGGCGTACGCGGAGCGGGGGGCCGGCGCGGGCGGCGGGGCCGGGGGCGCACCCGTGGTTCCCGACGTACTCGACGAACCGGCGACGGCGCGGGCGCTCAGCGGCCACCTGCTGCGGGGGCTGGACTGCGGGGCGGTGGACGCGGCGGAGGTCACCGAGCGGACGGGACTGGGGCGTGCGGACCTGGACGCGCTGGCGGGACGTCTGCCGCGGGCGTGAGGGCGGGGTCCGGCGGGCGTTCGGCGGACCCGGCTCCGGTACGGGGCCGGCCTGCTGCCGGCGAAGCGTGCTTGTCGGAGGGGCGGCCTACCCTTGGGCGGGAGTGCGGGGGACGAGTGACGTGTGACGAGTGCGGGGGAGGCGCGCCCTGGTGCCCGGCGGGGCGGGGCCTGACGCGGCCCGGGCCGGCCTGGCCTGACGCGGCCGGCGTGGCCTGACGCGGCCCGGGACGCGGGCGGGGCCGCGCACCGCGGGGTGCCGGGCCCGGTGGGGGCGGGCCGGTCACGGCGTCGGCGCCGCCCGGAGCAGGCCGCGGCGGGCGAGTCCGGCGTACAGGTCGCGTATGCCCGCCTCCCACGGCGGCGCCTGCTCGCTGGTGGTGACGGTGTTGCGCAGGGTGCCGAGCAGCGGGGTGGAGATCTCCACGACGTCCCCCTCACGGTGGGTGAAGCCGCTGCCGGGGGCGCCGCGGTCCGCGGTGGGCGCGAAGAGCGTGCCGGTGAACAGCACGACGCCGTCGGGGTATTGGTGGCGGCGGTTCACGGCCTGGGCGACCAGGGTCTCCAGCGGGCGGCTGATGCGCGCCATGTCGGAGGAGTCGCGCAGGACGATGCCGTCGTCGCCCCGCACCGCCAGGGCGATCGTCGCGTCGCGTACGGAGTCGACGGTGAAGCCGTCGCCGACGAGGCGGACGAACGGGCCGAGGGCGGTGGAGGCGTTGTTGTCCTTCGCCTGGGGCAGCAGGAGGGCGCTGCGGCCCTCGACGTCGCGGAGGTTCACGTCGTTGCCCAGGGTGACGCCCGCGATGCGGCCGTCCGAGGCGACGACGAGGACCAGTTCGGGCTCGGGGTTGTTCCACTCGGAGACCTCGGCCACGCCGATCCGCGCCCCGTACCCCACGGCCGACAGCACCGGCCCCTTGGTGAAGATCTCCGCGTCGGGCCCGAGCCCGACCTCCAGGTACTGCGACCACAGGCCCTGTTCGCGCAGCCACGCCAGCAGCTCGA
Proteins encoded:
- a CDS encoding lysophospholipid acyltransferase family protein; its protein translation is MADLVYPPVVGICRSAFKAMDLRIDLKGQEHVPRRGGAVLVSNHISYLDFVFCGYAARPAKRFVRFMTKESVFRHRVSGPLLRAMKHIPVDRAQGGQAFSHALRALRSGEVVGVFPEATISQSFTLKSFKSGAARLAQQAGVPLLPMAVWGTQRIWTKGRPRDFGRNHLPITLRLGAPVPTGDGVTDAPADGTHEDAEKLTERLKGRIQELLEAAQRAYPDRPDGPGDGWWQPAHLGGSAPAPGV
- a CDS encoding electron transfer flavoprotein subunit alpha/FixB family protein, with the protein product MSEVLVYVDHVDGAVRKPTLELLTLARRIGDPVAVHLGTGVEAAAPVLAEHGAVRVLTADAAEFADYLVVPKVDALKAAYDAVQPAAVLLPSSVEGKEIGARLAVRIGSGIITDAVDVKAGDDGPVTTQAVFAAAFTTRSRVSRGTPVITVKPNSAAPEAAPVESAVEQLTFGFGESAAGTKVVGRTPRESTGRPELTEAAIVVSGGRGVNGAENFRLIEELADSLGAAVGASRAAVDAGWYPHSHQVGQTGKTVSPQLYIAAGISGAIQHRAGMQTSKTIVAVNKDNEAPIFDLVDYGVVGDLFTVVPQLTGEVRARKG
- a CDS encoding phenylalanine--tRNA ligase beta subunit-related protein, which gives rise to MTLRTHVADDVRALAPGFAHVAVVARGLVGGPSDEAGTALLDDAARRLAARLGDTPPQQDPHMQAWRAAYAAFGAKPSKFRNSAEALARRALADAGLPRINRLVDIYNAVSVAHLIPVGGEDTDHIDGDMRLVRATGEERFDEEHPEPGEVVWCDGTGVTCRRWNWRQGVRTRLTEESTNALFLLERQEPMSYEELTAAAQELAEALQKSSPGAEIEIRDPA
- a CDS encoding transglutaminase family protein, whose protein sequence is MELQQERPGLSAYLAADAVVDHEHPLVAGTARRLREVAEEPEAYAKGAYAFVRDTIPHSNDAGDLRVTCRASDVLRARTGICYAKAHALVALLRAQGIPAGFCYQHLGVLHGLVALRLPGRDWIRQDPRGNKPGVDAQFRLDREQLAFVPDASAGERDDPLVRAAPHPATLEALRVATDRRHLDRILPTAL
- a CDS encoding electron transfer flavoprotein subunit beta/FixA family protein, with the protein product MSLRIVVCVKYVPDATGDRHFSDDLTTDREAVDGLLSELDEYAVEQALQISEAADDAEITVLTVGPEDARDALRKGLSMGADKAVHVEDDDLHGTDVMGTSLVLAKAIEHVGYDLVVCGMASTDGTMGVLPAILAERLGVPQVTQLSTVAVADGKVTGRRDGDAASEQLEAALPAVVSVTDQSGEARYPSFKGIMAAKKKPAETLDLDDLGVDAEEVGLAGAWTKVEDATQRPPRTAGTIVKDEGEGGKQLAEFLAGQKFI
- a CDS encoding thioredoxin family protein encodes the protein MLEGMADGTAERAAERLTAADLDTAALGERATLVQFSSAFCRPCAATRRILADVAGMVEGVAYADVDAESHLGLVRRLGVERTPTVLVLDADGRVVRRATGLPRKADVIAALGAALPGQSRDT
- a CDS encoding aldolase/citrate lyase family protein; protein product: MVAQDDSAATSIGAPVRARIAASLAPVDAELARRYPGDPGTRQPVHTVYVPADAFGARTVREWGRRALDALDAHAPDAAVLAAALGLQEGAAAEVYDRVRAKLVREPVEDLRIDFEDGYGPRPDDEEDAAAVAAAHLVADAVAEDGAPPYVGIRAKCLEAAVRDRGIRTLDLFLTALLRAGGGALPDGLVLTLPKVTYPEQVSAMAALLEEFERAHGLAAGRLGFEVQIETTQAILGADGRATVARMIDAAGGRATGLHYGTFDYSAACGVGAAYQSMDHPVADHAKAVMQVAAAGTGVRLSDGSVNVLPVGDTARVHAAWRLHHGLVRRSLARAYYQGWDMHPGQLPTRYAAVYAFCREGLDAACARLAAYAERGAGAGGGAGGAPVVPDVLDEPATARALSGHLLRGLDCGAVDAAEVTERTGLGRADLDALAGRLPRA
- a CDS encoding fumarylacetoacetate hydrolase family protein, which translates into the protein MASREIASTPAEVLPAGVLPTDADAALLVGRLLDPADGGPSLVTVRGDVLVDVTALGPTVSDLLEHPDAAARVRGAADGRSWPLGEVLAATAAGDADRARLLAPVDLQVLKAAGVTFADSMMERVIEERAGGVAASADEIRARIGARLGTRLETVRAGSPEAVELLAWLREQGLWSQYLEVGLGPDAEIFTKGPVLSAVGYGARIGVAEVSEWNNPEPELVLVVASDGRIAGVTLGNDVNLRDVEGRSALLLPQAKDNNASTALGPFVRLVGDGFTVDSVRDATIALAVRGDDGIVLRDSSDMARISRPLETLVAQAVNRRHQYPDGVVLFTGTLFAPTADRGAPGSGFTHREGDVVEISTPLLGTLRNTVTTSEQAPPWEAGIRDLYAGLARRGLLRAAPTP